The following is a genomic window from Hydrogenobaculum sp. Y04AAS1.
CCGGTTATTTGTCCTGCAAAAAGTATGTTTGGATTTTTTCTTAATTCAAGAGTTGGTTTTAAAAGTTTGTTGGATTGTAAGAATGTGTTTCTATGCATCGAGCCAAGCCTTGAGAAAACAGCATTTCTAAGGCAAGGTATAAGCCTGAACACTCTTACTTGTTCTTTATAGGTAAGTTTTGTTTGAAATCCCACCAAAGAAAGGGCTTCTCCTTCTTTTGTTTCTTTTCTTAGCTGTACTATTGCATATACGTCTTTTGATATGTGGTGTTTTAGACCTTTTGGGCTCATTGGTCCAAAAACAAGTGTTTCATAACCCCTTGATGCTATCTCTTCTATGGGAAGACATCCTTCAAAGTGCACCACTCTTTCAAAATCTTTGGTTGGTACTTTTTCTGCTTTTAAAAGCTCATTATAAAATATATCGTACTCTTCTTTGGTCATCGTACAGTTAAAATAATCATCTCCTTTGTCATATCTAGAACCCCAAAATCCCTTTGAAAAGTCAACGCTTGAAGCTTCTACGATTGGAGCTATCGCATCGTAAAAGTAAAGATAATCATCTGTTATAAGATTCTTTAAGTATTTTGAAAACTTTTCTGAAGTAAGAGGCCCTGTGGCTACTATGTTTAGCTCGTTTTCATTTAGGCTTTCTACTTCTTCTCTTACAACTTCTATATTTGGATGAGACAATATCGTTTTTGTTATAAAATCTGAAAACTCGTTTCTATCTACCGCCAAAGCGCTTCCGGCTTTGACATAAGAGTGTTTTGCAGCTTTTATAACAAGGGAGTTTAAAAGTTCCATCTCTTTTTTTAGAAGGCCTGCCCCAGTGGTTATTTCAAAACTTCCAAGGGTGTTGCTACAAACAAGCTCTCCAAATTTATCCGTTTTGTGAGCCTCTGTAGTAGTTATTGGTCTAGTTTGCGTAGCATTTCTTACATCGTGTGTTCCTGTTTTTTCATCTTGCCGAGAAGTAAAATGCGATGTTATTGGTCTCATTTCAAACATTCTAACTTTTATACCTTTGTTTGCTAAAAAATAAGCCGCTTCTGAACCAGCAAGCCCTGCTCCTATGACGTTTACTTTCATGTTAATATTTTATGATAAAATAGTTGCTGTGAATGGTTTTTTAGATTTAAAAGCTTCAAAAGTGTTTAAACAATTTATAGTGTTTGCAGAAGAGATATTAAGTGAAAAAGGATATAGTTTTATAAAGCTTCCAATGTTTGATAGCTTTTATAATCAAATGAGAACCACCACCAACTACAATGAACTTATCACCATAAGGTCTTCAAAAGAGGTGTTTGTTTTAAGAAAAGACATGACTTATCAAGTGGCAAGCTATATAGCCTCTTTGAAAGAAAGAGCTTTACCTATAAGGATATATTATGAAGGTGAAGTGTTTTCTTGGGAAAATGAAATAAAATCCGATTATCAGCTTGGTTTAGAATACATAGGATACGATAAAGACGATGGGATATTTGAAGTAATTGATATTATATATAAGCTTTTAGCATTTTTTAACAACGATATTTTCATTTATATAAACGATGAAGCTATACTAAAGGAGCTTCTGTCAAAGTTTGATGATAAACATAAAGAAGATGTAAAATACGCTCTTACATCAAAAAATCTAAATACACTTTATAAATATGACCTTGATTGGATGCTTTTGGAAGATGAAAATGTACTTTTTGAAAAACTCAATGCTTTGAACATTGATGGTGTTAGGCTCCGGAATGTTTTTTATATTTTAAAAAATAAGTCTTTAAACGTAAGGCTTGATATATCAGAGTTAAAATCTATCCCTTACTACGATGGTATAACGTTTTCTTTCTATTCGCCAAACCATCCTTTTGCAATAGCCTCTGGTGGTGAATATCAGATTTTAAAAAACGTTTATAATTTAGACATAAAAGCTTGCGGTGGTGCTATATATCTTTCTTCCATATTGGAGAAAATATAATTACCTAGATATTGGTACGGTTAGATGCTCTAAGTTAAATACGTTAAAAGTCAAAAGAACATAATTTATATATTGATTTCTTGTACCATCAAAGTACTCTTGAAAAGATAACGATAAAGAATAACATTCTCCGTTGTAGGTTAGGTTTAGATACCTAGATACATCGTGTCCACTTATATCATCATGGATTATGCCACCGTTTACGTTAAAAGTTTTGTAAGTATAAGATGCGCCGTAGCTTTGCTGATTTAGTGTATATTTTCTGTTTATATCTTTTGCCGTGCTGTCACCAAGGTAAAAGTTGAACTTTTTAAAATTTATGTTTATATATTGGTTTTCTTCTGGAAATTCATTTTTGTTAAAATCATAAAAACTATCTATGGTATAAGACAAATTTTGAAAAGGTCTAAATGTTATTGTGGTCCTAAGAGGTAATAGCGGTTTATGCACTATGAGGTTTGAAGTTTGATAACTAGCGGATGTAACAAAGGAGTTAAGTGAACTAAGATATGTGGGAAAAGCATACTCTTTTAAAAATGTATAGCCATCTTCTAAATATACGTTTGCAAAGTTATAACCGTTGTAAGTAAAAGCGTTGTTTATTTTAAAATCTAAATAATTTTGGTTTGACTGGTAATCTTTGTAATCAAATATTGGGTTGTTGGTATTGTTGAAGGGTTGATAGTTGTAAGATAACTCGTAAAAGTTGTTTATATTTAGGCTTTTAATATGAAAATTTTTGCTAAAAAACGTTTTGTTTTGAAATAGAACTTGATATGCTGAGGATTTGTAGCCACTTTGATTTAAGGCTATATACTTTGTACCTAAGAAGTTTATATTGGTACTGTTGGTAAAAGGTCCAAAGCTAAGGGTTTTTGTTAGGTTTGGATTTACAATAAGCCTATCTCCTTTTAGTCCATCTTCTCTGTAAAAATACGTGTTTTGAGCACTTATGTTGTAGTAGATGTTATCAAAAAGAGGATGGTTTTTCCATAAAAAATCTATTTCTGGAAGCCTTTGGAGTGTATAGGCATTTGTGTTTGATGTAGTATCGTAAAAAAAGTGAAAACTTACATCTGCAAAAAAGTCTTTCGTATTTTTGCTGTAGTTTACATAAGAACTAAGGTATGGTATGGTCCTTTGATTGGTTCTAAAATACATGTCCTGCATAAAGTAAGGATCTGATATAGTATCTAGCTTGAAATCAATACCGTCGTATCTTCCAAAGATGTCTAACCTGTATCTGTTGGACCTAAATGTTGATAAATTTCTACCATACCACCATTCTCCCGGTGTAGAAGGCTCTTTAAAGTAGTATGTGTTGAAATTTATATAATCTTTTTTTGTAAAAGCCTGTCGATATTGGAAAGAGAGTCCTTCACCTTCGTTGTTTCTGTATTCCGGGGTTATTGTCATGTCTTTATCTTGGGATAGTGCAAAATATATGGGCTGTTGATATATAAATGCATTGTAGGTGTTTGAGCCTATAAGAGGTGGAAGCAAGCCGCTCCTTCTTTTACCCACAGGGAATATGGCGTAAGGTATATAAAGAATAGGTAGTTTTTTGTAAGCTAAAATGTTTGAATTTGCATATACGTATTTGTTGGTTACTTTTGCACTGAAAACGCAAAGACGCAACTTTTTATCCTTTAATTTTTTATCTATTTTACAAGTGCTTACCACTCCTTTTTTTATAAAATATACTTTATCATCTTTTATTATTTTATCAGCTACAAAGTATATGTTGTGAAATTTTCCGTAAGCGTCTAAAAAGTATCCTTGCTTTGTTGACAGGTTTAGTTCTCCCATTTTACCGTAAACGTTTTCCTGATTTACAACGTTGATAAGATGCACATGCCCAATCAAAGTTATAGTTTTTGAGTTTTTATCGTATATGGCTTTATCACAGTATATCGTATAATCTTCGTAGTATATCACCACATCTTTTTTTGCTATCACTTGGTTGTTTGGTTCTTTTATCAAAATATCCGATAGTATCTTTACAGGCTCAGTTCCGTATGATAAAGCTACTATTAAAAACAAAAAAACTAAGATTCTAAACTTAATAATATCTCCTCCGTTTCTTTTAGAGAGCTTACTATGAAGTCTGGTCTAAAATCGGTTTTTTCTAAATCTTCTTTTTTATATTTACCAGTGGTAATAAATATAGTTTTTATGCCAAGAGCTTTAGCTCCTATCAAGTCTGTATAAAAATCATCGCTTATTATTACACTATCTTTGTATTCATCGTTGTTTAAAGCTTTTGATAAAAATAGTTCTGACGGTTTTCCTAAGTTTGGTATATCTTCCTTGTAATCTGTGGCATTTGCTATCATAAAAGCCAAAGAACCAGAACCTTGAAAATAAAGCCCGTCAGAGTCCTTTACGATTTTGCTATGATTTATAGGTATTATTTTTGCTTTGTTTAAAAATACTGCTGATATTGCTTTTTTTAACTTTTCAAAGCTTAGCTGTTTGTCTTGACCTATGATTACACTTTCTACATCTATATCGTTTTTTACCTCTACAAATTTTGATAAATAAGCTTTTAAGTGGTCTGTACCTATTACAAAACAAGAAGATATGCCTTTTTCTTTAAGATAATCTGGTAGTATTTTTAAAGGTGTTAGAATATCTTTATCTTCAACGTTTAATCCTTTTTCGTTTAATATTTTCACTAGTTCTTCTGGTGGTTTTGTGGAGTTGTTTGATAATATTTTGAAGTTTTTGGTTTTTAAAAAGCTTAAAAATGCTTTTGAATCTTCAAAAAGGTTGAACTCTTTATCTTTTACCAATACACCATCTAAATCCACTAGTATTTTCATAGAAAATAGTTTACAATGTTTTTATGGAACTTGTGGATATTTTTTATAAGAGAGCTATAATGTTTTGGAAAAGTTTTTTAGGTTTAATAATAATATCTTATATAGCGCTTTTGTTGTCTTACTTTATAATAAGACTGCCTATAAAACTTCCTTTTGAAATTAGGTTTTATTTGATTGGAGGGGAGGTATTTTTGGGTATCATAGTGTTTTTCTTATCTTATTTTGTTAAAAAGCAATACATACCTGTATCGATTCATGAGCCTTATTGGAGTTATAAAGCTATAAAAGGTTATTTTTGGCCTTATGCGATAGCTTCTGCTCCTTTTTTGTTCGCTGGGATATTTTATCTTTTGGTGGCTGATTTAATAAGTTTAAGCGTAGGGTTTTTTATAAGCTTTTTTCTTATTTTTTATCAAAAGCCCAAAAAAGGTGATATAATATACTAACATCAAGCTGGAGGTTTTTAATATGGATAGAAAAGCTGTTGAAGAAAAGTTATACAAAGAAGATCGCCATTATAGGCATTTGAAGGACAAACATGATGAATTGGACAAAGAAATAATGAAAATGGAAAAGCACCGTCCTATGACTTCTGATTTGGAACTTCAGATAGAGGCTATCAAAAAAGAAAGGCTTAAGTTAAAAGACGAAATGGAGTTAATTGTTGTAGAATATATGAAAAAGCATGGAGAAGTAGCATGATTATAAAAGGTAAAATATGGAAGTTTAAAGATAATATAGATACAGATCAGATTATACCTGCAAGATATTTAAACACGTCAGACCCTTTGGAACTTGCTTCTCACGTAATGGAAGACTCTGAAAAACCAAACTTTGCGAAAGAGCATCAAGAAGGTGATATCATAGTAGCTGGTAAAAATTTTGGTTCTGGCTCTTCTAGGGAACATGCTCCTATAGCTATAAAGTATGCTGGTGTACCAGTGGTGGTGGCTAAAAGCTTTGCAAGGATATTTTTTAGAAATGCAATAAACATAGGTCTTCCGATAGTAGAGTGCAAAGAAGCTGTGGATGAAGCTGAAGATGGAGATATTTTTGAAATAGACCTTGAAAATGGTATAGTAAAAAATGTTACAAAAAACAAAACCTATTCTTCTACTAAATTTCCAGAAGAGCTTATGGCTATACTAAGAGCTGGTGGGTTGATGGAATATGCAAAATCAAGATTATCTTCTTAAGTTAAAAGAACTTATAAAAAAATATTCTCTTTTGGTAGCAGATGAACCTAAGTTTAAACTAGTTTCTGGTAAACTTAGCAGGTACTATATAGATTTAAAACAAGTTACCTTTGATCCAGAAGGCATATACATACTTGGCAACGTTTTGTATGATATGTTAAAACCTTTTGACGTTGATGCTGCAGGTGGGCTTACGCTAGGAGCCGATCCTATGGCATATGCGGTTTCAATTATATCCTTTGAAAAAGGTAACCCTATAAAACCTTTTGTAGTAAGAAAAGAGCCAAAAGATCACGGCATGGGTAAGCAAATAGAAGGTAAGCTAGAAAACGTTAAAAATGTGGCTATATTAGAAGATGTATCTACTACAGGTGGGTCTTCTTTAAAAGCTGCAAACGTTTGCAAAAACGCTTCTTTGAACGTGGTAGGTATATTTACCATCGTAGATAGAGAAGAAGGCGCCAAAGAAAATATAGAAAAGGAAGGTTTTAAATTTTATTCTGTGTTTAAATTATTTGAGCTTTTGTGAAAAAAAGACTAGATCTATTGTTGGTGGAAAAGGGCTTGGTTTCTTCTCGTGAGAAAGCTCAAGCTTTTATAATGGAGGGAAGGGTTTTTGTAAATGGTAAAGCTGTTTTAAAAGCTGGCACCCTTGTGCAAGAAGAAGATGGTATTGAGCTTTTAGGAGAAGAAAAATTTGTATCAAGAGCAGGTTATAAGCTTGAAAACGCCATAAAAGAGTTTGATGTGGATGTGTCTGAGAAAATATGCCTTGATATAGGATCTTCTACGGGTGGGTTTACGGATTGTCTTCTTCAATACGGTGCAAAATTGGTTTATGCTGTAGACGTAGGGCATCTTCAAATGCATGAAAAGCTAAGAAAAGATCCAAGGGTAATGTTGTTTGAAGATACAGACATAAGAGTTTTTAAAAAGCCAGATGATATCGATTTTGATATTGTTACTGTAGATGTGTCTTTTATCTCTCTTAAGAAGATAGGAGAGTATATTAAAAATCTTTGCTCTTATTATACAAAACTTCTTATGCTTGTAAAACCTCAATTTGAGCTTTCTCCAAAATATCTAAAAAAAGGAATAGTAAAAGATGATAGTGCTAAAATGCTTGCTTTAGAAAGTGTCATATCTCATTTTGAATCTATAGGTTTTGAGCTTTTAGCATATACAAAAGCAAGACCAAAAGGTACCAAAGGAAACGAAGAATTTTTTACTTATTTCATATTAAAGGATTATAATAAGACAAAATGAAAAACATACTTTCTTTTTTAGGTTTTTTTATAGTTGTTGTATTTGTGCTTTTAGGAGTATATGTTTATAGCGTAAGTATTGGGCTTCCGGACGTGAGAGCCTTAGAGAATTGGCATCCACCAGAAGCGTCAATGGTGTACGACTCAAACGGTAAACTTATAGGTACGATAGGAGCTCAGAATAGGATTTATGTAACAATAGACAAAATACCTAAAATAGTTCAAGATGCTTTTGTTTCTGCTGAAGATAAGACTTTTTATCACAACATAGGAATAGACCCAACAAGTATAATAAGGGCTTTAATAGTAGATTTAGAAAAGGGAAAGGCTGTAGAAGGCGGAAGCACTATAACCCAGCAACTGGCGAAAAACCTTTTCCTTACCCCTAAGAAGACAATATCTAGGAAGATAAAAGAAGCAATCCTTGCCATAGAGATAACCCATACTTTTCCCAAAAGCAAAATACTTGAAATGTATCTCAACCAGATATATTTGGGGCATGGTGCCTTTGGTGTAGAAGCTGCATCGGAAACTTACTTTGGTAAACACGTTTGGCAACTGGGCCTTGACGAAGCTGCTCTTTTGGCTGGGCTTCCTAGGGCTCCTACAAAGTATGATCCATATATAAATCCAAACTTGGCTCTTCAGAGAAGAAACTACGTTTTGTATAGAATGTATAAAGATGGCTATATTACGAAAGAAGAGTACCTTAAAGCCTCTCAGAAACCTATTGTTTTAAACAAACATACAAACCCCATCACCAATAGCGATTATTTCGTTAGTTTTTTAAAAGATTATATGTATAGAAATTTTCCCGATCTTATTTATCAAGGTGGATTAAAAATTTATACCACTTTAAATGAAACGCTTCAGCAAGCAGCGGAAAATGCTGTTAGAAACCAAATATTGTATATATCTAAACTAGAACATTATCCAGTTCTACCTTGGTCTATTACCGATACTATAGCAAAATTTAAGGCTCAAAAAATAGATCTTAAGAAATCCAGGTATTATATAGGTTTTGTTAAAAGCATAAAAAATAATCAGGCAAATATAGATATAAACGGCACAGAGGTCACCGCTAAAATTTTCCCCGGTATAAACGCTGGCGAGTACGTAATGGTAGAACTTTCACGCCCCACAAGTATGCCACGATCTACAAGTATGCCACGATCTACAAGTATGCCACGATCTACAAGTATGCCACGATCTACAAGTATGCCACGATCTACAAGTATGCCACGATCTACAAGTATGCCACGCCCCAATAACGGATTTAATGCAAAGATAATACCGCAGCTTCAATCGGCTTTGGTTAGCATGAACGTACATAATGGTGCTATATTGGCTTTGGTGGGTGGATACTCTTATCAGCTTTCTTCTTACAATAGAGCAGTTTATGCTTTAAGACAGACTGGTTCTGCTATAAAACCTATAGTTTACCTATCAGCCTTGATGAAAGGCTATACTCAGATAACCGAGATAGACGCTACGCCTCATGCTTATAAAGATCCATCTGCCCCGGGTGGATTTTGGACACCTAGAAATTATGAGGGAGAGAGTTTTACTACAATTACCTTAAGAAAAGCTTTGGCTTACAGCGTTAATACTGCGAGCGTAAATCTTTTGGCTCAGGTGGGTTTTGATCTACCAATATCTTTAGCAGCAAGGGTGGGTATAAAACTTCCTCCATATTATTCTATGGTGCTTGGTAGTACAAGCGTTACTCCGCTTCAACTTACAAACATGTTTCAAGCTTTCGCCAACTTAGGGACTTACTGTGAACCGTATTTTATAACAAAGATAGTAAACTCTCAAAACCAAGTGGTATATACAGGTCATCCAGTTTGCTACAACGTATTCCCAGCTCCTTACGATAGAGTCTTGATATCTATGTTAGAATATGTGGTAAAAGTTGGGACTGGCTATGCTGCCCATGTGTTGGGACCTTATATAGCTGGTAAGACAGGTACTACAAACCATTACGACGATGCTTGGTTTGAGGGCTTTTCCTCTGATGTGGTGACTGGTGTTTGGACTGGGTTTGATATAAGAAAAAGAATAGGCTACAATATGGCTGGTGCTGCAGCATCGCTTCCTACTTGGATAAACTATATGAAAGAAGCACTAAGCATATATCCGGAAAAGCCGTTTCCTTTGCCAGATGGGGTAGAGTATGTGGATATAGACCCAAAAACCTACTTAAGGGCTACCCCTTCTTGTCCTGGAGAACCTATACTTTTTGTAAAAGGTACAGCACCAAAAACAACTTGTCAAAACGTTTCCTTGCCGGTTCTTCAAAGTTTAAACCCAAATCAACCGCAAAGCCCCGGAAGTCCTTTGCAGCCTTTAAACAACACTCCCTCATCATCTCAACAACAGTCGTCTCAAGGCACTATATCACCTACCAAGCCTCCCGCAAACCCTAATTCAAAAAATCCAAATGGCGTATTACCTAAAATAATACAAGAGATAAACAAAGAAACTTATCAAATAGATAATGAAACGAAAAATATAAATAAGGAGTTAAACAATGCTCGCTAAGAGGATTATACCATGTCTTGATATAAAAGATGGTAGGGTAGTAAAAGGTATAAACTTTGTAGATTTGAAAGACGCTGGGGACCCAGTGGAAAATGCAATTGTTTATGAAGAGCAAAAAGCTGATGAAATAGTGTTTCTAGATATAACAGCTTCTTATGAAAAAAGAAATACGGTGATAGATTTGGCAAAAAGAGTAGCTCAAAATATCTTCACCCCTTTTACCATAGGGGGCGGCATAAGAACCTTAGATGATATAAGAAAACTTCTAGAAGCTGGAGCTGATAAAGTATCTATAAACTCAGCTGCTGTTAAAAATCCTCAACTTATCTATGAGAGTGCAAGGAAATTTGGTTCTCAGTGTATAGTTGTGGCAATAGATGCAAAACACGTGGAAGATGATACTTGGCATGTTTATATAAACGGCGGAAGATTAAATACAAACCTAGATGCTGTAGAATGGGCTAAACAAGTGGAATCTCTTGGAGCTGGTGAGATTCTTCTAACATCTATAGATAAAGATGGTACAAAATCAGGTTACGATATAAAACTAACAGATCTTATATCGAAAGCTGTAAATATACCAGTTATAGCCTCTGGTGGGGCTGGTAGAAAAGAGCATTTTTTAGAAGCTTTTAAGCTAACAGAAGCAAGCGCTTGTTTAGCGGCTTCTATATTTCACTTTAAAAAGATATCTATACCAGCGTTAAAAGCTTATTTGAAAGAAAATAACGTTCATGTTAGAATATAATTTACAAATAAAATAGGTTAGGGGTGCTATAAAAAAGTTTTTATCTTATAAAACTACGTTCTCATTGATACAAAAGCTTTTATAAACTCTTCAGCGTTTTTTAATTCGAGTTCTCTATTCCAGATTTTTAATTCTGCTCCCGATGTACTTATTATAGCAATTTTTGAAAAACCAAAGATTCTACCTAAAGGGCTTTGTTTTAACACTATGTTTGATATTTTGTCAAGGCTATAATCAATTACGTTGTTACTCCAAGTCCCATAAGCTAAGATAAGCCTTTTGTTTGTAATAAAAAGTTTTGTGGTTTTCTTTAAAACATAAGGCTTTACCAATATAGATAAGCTAAAGCTTGCTGCGTATAAAAATACCAAGAAGAATAGGCTTATATCTTTTTTGGCCAGTAATACCAATACGCTTATTATGAGACCGATTATACCTGTCAACGTGGCTGTGATGATTTCCTTTATGTATACCATCTCTCCTTCTACTATTATATGTTCATCCTCGGTTAGGTATTTTTGGATAAGCTTTTCTTTGTTTCCTACTTTTACTTTTATGGCGTTTATTGTTGTTACTAAAAGCCAATATACTAAAAGTATGCCAAAGGCCAAAGATACTATTGAATGATTTTTTTCCATAAAACAATTTTATCACATGTTATATCTCAAAGCGCTTGCTAGAAAAACTATACCAAGACTTAAAATTAAGTTTAATATACCTAGTATTCTTGTTATTTTTGCATATTTTTTAGAGTTTTTGGCTTTTGGACTAAAATAAAAATCATGAAGAACTGATATAAATACTACCAAGAAGAAAGTATGAATTTTAATTTGAAGCGTTTTCTGATACAGTGACTCCGGATGGAGTAATGAATTATAAGGTATTGATAAAAAATGCATGTTTAGAAGTCCCGTTATAAAAAGCGTCGGAAGACCTATTAGAGTACCTATGTTGCTAAATCTTTTTCCTATGTTTTGAAAAGCTTCATCTTTAAAGGGTGTTCTTCTTATATAAGGAGAAGATACAAACACCATAAATAGCATACCACCTACCCATAAGCAAGCGGATGTTATATGTATGAAGAGCACCAATATATTCATAAGTAAATGATAACTTATGTATTTGTGAAAATCTATGATATTGTATATTGTAAGAAGCTGGCGTAAAGCCAGCTATATAAGATGTTTACTTTTGTTCTTCTACATTTACTTTTATACTAGCGTATATGTCGTTGTGTAGTCTAACTTTGATGGTATATAAACCTAAGTTTTTAATGGGTGAACTTATTATTATTTGTTTTTTGTCTACGTTGAAGCCTTTTTCGTTGAGAGCTTTGGCGATGTCTGAAGTGGTTATAGCACCAAAGAGTTTACCATTTTGACCCACAGGTTTTTTAATGGTGATTTCTGCACCGTCAAGCTTTTTGGCAAGTTCTTGAGCTTGAGTTCTTATTTTCTCAAGTTTTCTGGCTTTTTGGGAAAGTATGCTTTGAATATGTTTTATATTACCTTCTGTGGCTGGTAATGCCAATTTCCTTGGTATTAGATAGTTGTTGGCAAAACCATCTTTTACCGTTATAATATCTCCAAAACTTCCACGTCCTTCCAATTCTTCTAAAAGAATTACCTTCATGATATCCTCCTTATACTACTACGTAAGGCAGTAAAGCTAGCTGTCTAGCCCTTTTTATTTCATTGGCTAACTTTCTTTGATGTTTGGCACATACGAAAGTCATTCTTCTTGGAAGAATTTTGCCATGCTCAGACATAAACTCTCTTAGTTCGTTATAGTTTTTGTAGTTTGGGTCTCTTTTTTCCATGCAAAACTTGCAAACTTTAGCTTTTTTCATCTTGGTTTCCATCATACTTCACACTCCTTTTTCAAAGTTTTTAAAATGGTACGTCATCATCGTCTTCTAAGCTTTTTTCTATATCAGACTTAATATTTTCTATACCGTTTATATCTTCATCGTTGTAAAAGCCTTCAGACAAATCTTCTTGTGCGGAAGCTTTATTTTGTGTACCTTGTGGTCTTGAGATTATCTTTATGCTTTCGGCTACTATGCTTACTTTAGACATATTTTTACCATCTTGAGAAGTCCACCTATCTTGAGCGAGCCTTCCTTCTACAAGTATCATATAACCTTTTGATATTTGTGTAGATAGTCTATCAGCCAATGCTCCATAGGCTTTTACATCAAAATAGTGCGCTTCTTCTTTCCACTCGTTGTTTACTCTGTAGTTTCTGTTGTAGGCTATAGATATATCAATTGTCTTGTTGCCAGATGGAAGTATCCTTAGCTCTGGGTCTTTTGTCAATCTACCTATCAAAATAACTTTGTTTATCATAAAATCCCCTATTTATTGCGAAACTTTTTCCTCGCTGGTTTCTTTGGATAAGATATTTAACCATCTTATAATATCTTCATTTATTTTGTAGTAAAAGTCAAGGTCGTTTGGCAGTTGCGAATTTGTAGAAAATATTTTGAAGAAGTGGTATCTTCCATGCCCAAATCCACTTATTTTATAGGCCAAATTTTTAGTACCCCAATCTTCTTCATGGACAATATTTCCACCTTTTTTGGCTATGAAGTCTTTCACTTCATTTAGCTTTGTATTGTACTCATCCTCGGTAAGTGTGGGTTTAAACACCACCACACTTTCGTACATCCTCTGTGCACGATAATGTTTTGAGCTCATACTACCTCCTTAAAATTAGTCAAAGTTTAACACTTTAAATAAATATTTTACCATAATTTGTTGTTTTAATATTATAACTTATACTATGCACTCTCATGATATTGTATAAGTTCATACACTATGAATACAGAGTGGATAAGCACGTTTCAGATACCTGTCTTTTTAAAAGACATTAATCTCACGACAAGTATGCCACGGTTCACAAGTATGCCACGCAATAAAAGTATGCCACGGTCTATGTACTTACAATGTATTGAACTTGTACATG
Proteins encoded in this region:
- a CDS encoding TlyA family RNA methyltransferase; its protein translation is MKKRLDLLLVEKGLVSSREKAQAFIMEGRVFVNGKAVLKAGTLVQEEDGIELLGEEKFVSRAGYKLENAIKEFDVDVSEKICLDIGSSTGGFTDCLLQYGAKLVYAVDVGHLQMHEKLRKDPRVMLFEDTDIRVFKKPDDIDFDIVTVDVSFISLKKIGEYIKNLCSYYTKLLMLVKPQFELSPKYLKKGIVKDDSAKMLALESVISHFESIGFELLAYTKARPKGTKGNEEFFTYFILKDYNKTK
- a CDS encoding PBP1A family penicillin-binding protein; this encodes MKNILSFLGFFIVVVFVLLGVYVYSVSIGLPDVRALENWHPPEASMVYDSNGKLIGTIGAQNRIYVTIDKIPKIVQDAFVSAEDKTFYHNIGIDPTSIIRALIVDLEKGKAVEGGSTITQQLAKNLFLTPKKTISRKIKEAILAIEITHTFPKSKILEMYLNQIYLGHGAFGVEAASETYFGKHVWQLGLDEAALLAGLPRAPTKYDPYINPNLALQRRNYVLYRMYKDGYITKEEYLKASQKPIVLNKHTNPITNSDYFVSFLKDYMYRNFPDLIYQGGLKIYTTLNETLQQAAENAVRNQILYISKLEHYPVLPWSITDTIAKFKAQKIDLKKSRYYIGFVKSIKNNQANIDINGTEVTAKIFPGINAGEYVMVELSRPTSMPRSTSMPRSTSMPRSTSMPRSTSMPRSTSMPRSTSMPRPNNGFNAKIIPQLQSALVSMNVHNGAILALVGGYSYQLSSYNRAVYALRQTGSAIKPIVYLSALMKGYTQITEIDATPHAYKDPSAPGGFWTPRNYEGESFTTITLRKALAYSVNTASVNLLAQVGFDLPISLAARVGIKLPPYYSMVLGSTSVTPLQLTNMFQAFANLGTYCEPYFITKIVNSQNQVVYTGHPVCYNVFPAPYDRVLISMLEYVVKVGTGYAAHVLGPYIAGKTGTTNHYDDAWFEGFSSDVVTGVWTGFDIRKRIGYNMAGAAASLPTWINYMKEALSIYPEKPFPLPDGVEYVDIDPKTYLRATPSCPGEPILFVKGTAPKTTCQNVSLPVLQSLNPNQPQSPGSPLQPLNNTPSSSQQQSSQGTISPTKPPANPNSKNPNGVLPKIIQEINKETYQIDNETKNINKELNNAR
- the hisF gene encoding imidazole glycerol phosphate synthase subunit HisF → MLAKRIIPCLDIKDGRVVKGINFVDLKDAGDPVENAIVYEEQKADEIVFLDITASYEKRNTVIDLAKRVAQNIFTPFTIGGGIRTLDDIRKLLEAGADKVSINSAAVKNPQLIYESARKFGSQCIVVAIDAKHVEDDTWHVYINGGRLNTNLDAVEWAKQVESLGAGEILLTSIDKDGTKSGYDIKLTDLISKAVNIPVIASGGAGRKEHFLEAFKLTEASACLAASIFHFKKISIPALKAYLKENNVHVRI
- a CDS encoding PH domain-containing protein, translating into MEKNHSIVSLAFGILLVYWLLVTTINAIKVKVGNKEKLIQKYLTEDEHIIVEGEMVYIKEIITATLTGIIGLIISVLVLLAKKDISLFFLVFLYAASFSLSILVKPYVLKKTTKLFITNKRLILAYGTWSNNVIDYSLDKISNIVLKQSPLGRIFGFSKIAIISTSGAELKIWNRELELKNAEEFIKAFVSMRT
- a CDS encoding CopD family protein encodes the protein MNILVLFIHITSACLWVGGMLFMVFVSSPYIRRTPFKDEAFQNIGKRFSNIGTLIGLPTLFITGLLNMHFLSIPYNSLLHPESLYQKTLQIKIHTFFLVVFISVLHDFYFSPKAKNSKKYAKITRILGILNLILSLGIVFLASALRYNM
- the rplI gene encoding 50S ribosomal protein L9, which codes for MKVILLEELEGRGSFGDIITVKDGFANNYLIPRKLALPATEGNIKHIQSILSQKARKLEKIRTQAQELAKKLDGAEITIKKPVGQNGKLFGAITTSDIAKALNEKGFNVDKKQIIISSPIKNLGLYTIKVRLHNDIYASIKVNVEEQK
- the rpsR gene encoding 30S ribosomal protein S18; its protein translation is MMETKMKKAKVCKFCMEKRDPNYKNYNELREFMSEHGKILPRRMTFVCAKHQRKLANEIKRARQLALLPYVVV
- the ssb gene encoding single-stranded DNA-binding protein, whose translation is MINKVILIGRLTKDPELRILPSGNKTIDISIAYNRNYRVNNEWKEEAHYFDVKAYGALADRLSTQISKGYMILVEGRLAQDRWTSQDGKNMSKVSIVAESIKIISRPQGTQNKASAQEDLSEGFYNDEDINGIENIKSDIEKSLEDDDDVPF